One window of the Capnocytophaga haemolytica genome contains the following:
- the ettA gene encoding energy-dependent translational throttle protein EttA — protein sequence MADDKKVIFSMSKVSKTYSQTGKQVLKDIYLSFFYGAKIGILGLNGSGKSSLLKIIAGVDKNYQGDVVFAPNYTVGYLEQEPHLDENKTVIEVVREGVADTMAILEEFNAINDQFGLEEVYSDPDKIQKLMDRQAELQDKIDALGAWEIDNKLEVAMDALRTPEADTPIKVLSGGERRRVALCRLLLQQPDVLLLDEPTNHLDAESVLWLEQHLQQYAGTVIAVTHDRYFLDNVAGWILELDRGEGIPWKGNYSSWLEQKAQRLAQEQKSENKRQKVLERELEWVRQGAKGRQAKQKARLQNYDRLMNQDAKQLEEKLEIYIPNGPRLGTNVIEAKGVSKAFGDKILYEDLNFVLPQAGIVGVIGPNGAGKSTIFRMIMGEEQPDSGTFTIGDTVKIAYVDQSHKNIDPEKTIWENFSEGQDLIMMGGRQVNSRAYLSKFNFGGSEQNKKVATLSGGERNRLHLAMTLKEEGNVLLLDEPTNDLDVNTLRALEEGLENFAGCAVVISHDRWFLDRICTHILAFEGDSQVYFFEGSFSEYEENKKKRLGKEVTPTRIKYKKLIR from the coding sequence ATGGCAGACGATAAGAAAGTTATTTTTTCAATGAGTAAGGTCAGTAAGACCTACTCACAAACGGGCAAGCAGGTGCTCAAGGATATTTACTTGAGTTTCTTCTATGGGGCTAAAATAGGCATACTCGGGCTTAACGGCTCAGGCAAATCCTCCCTTTTGAAGATTATTGCAGGAGTAGACAAAAACTACCAAGGTGATGTGGTCTTTGCCCCCAATTACACCGTGGGCTACTTAGAGCAGGAGCCACATCTCGACGAGAATAAAACCGTAATAGAAGTGGTGCGTGAGGGAGTAGCCGATACGATGGCAATCCTTGAGGAGTTCAATGCTATCAACGATCAATTTGGTTTAGAAGAGGTGTATTCCGACCCTGACAAGATACAGAAACTGATGGATCGTCAGGCGGAGTTGCAAGATAAGATTGATGCCCTCGGTGCGTGGGAAATCGACAATAAACTCGAAGTGGCTATGGATGCGCTACGTACCCCTGAGGCTGATACACCCATAAAAGTACTCTCAGGAGGTGAACGTAGACGCGTGGCACTCTGCCGATTGCTCTTACAGCAACCCGATGTATTGCTCCTTGATGAGCCTACTAACCACTTAGACGCTGAATCGGTATTGTGGCTTGAGCAGCACCTACAGCAGTATGCAGGGACAGTAATCGCTGTAACGCACGACCGCTATTTCCTTGATAACGTGGCAGGTTGGATACTTGAACTCGATAGGGGAGAGGGTATTCCGTGGAAAGGGAACTACTCCTCGTGGCTGGAACAGAAGGCACAGCGATTGGCACAGGAACAAAAGAGTGAAAACAAGCGACAAAAAGTGCTTGAACGCGAGCTGGAATGGGTACGTCAGGGAGCTAAAGGTCGCCAAGCAAAGCAGAAAGCACGTTTACAAAACTACGACCGCCTGATGAATCAGGATGCTAAGCAACTTGAGGAAAAACTCGAAATATACATACCTAACGGACCGCGACTGGGCACGAATGTCATTGAGGCAAAAGGGGTATCCAAAGCCTTTGGTGATAAGATTCTCTATGAGGATTTGAACTTTGTATTGCCACAAGCGGGCATTGTGGGTGTGATTGGTCCTAATGGAGCGGGTAAATCCACCATCTTTCGTATGATTATGGGCGAAGAGCAACCCGATAGCGGCACTTTTACCATTGGAGACACCGTCAAGATCGCCTATGTAGACCAATCGCATAAGAATATCGACCCTGAAAAGACGATTTGGGAGAACTTCTCTGAGGGGCAAGATCTCATTATGATGGGTGGACGTCAGGTGAACTCAAGGGCATATTTGAGTAAGTTTAACTTTGGTGGCAGCGAGCAAAACAAGAAGGTGGCGACTCTCTCAGGAGGTGAACGCAACCGCTTGCATCTAGCGATGACCCTCAAGGAAGAAGGCAACGTGCTACTGCTGGATGAGCCTACCAACGACTTGGACGTAAACACCTTACGTGCCTTAGAGGAAGGCTTAGAGAACTTTGCAGGTTGTGCTGTAGTCATCTCTCACGACCGTTGGTTCCTCGACCGTATATGTACCCATATCTTAGCATTTGAAGGCGATTCACAGGTGTATTTCTTTGAAGGTAGCTTCTCAGAATATGAAGAAAACAAGAAAAAACGCCTCGGCAAAGAAGTAACACCAACACGCATTAAGTATAAGAAGTTAATACGCTAA
- a CDS encoding L-threonylcarbamoyladenylate synthase: MAQFIKIYEENPNEKELNKVVEVLQNGGLIIYPTDTVYGLGCDISNTKALEKIARIKGVKLEKANFSFVCSDLKNLSDYVKQIDSTTFKLLKRVLPGPYTFVMQGNNNLPKDFKKKKTVGIRVPDNLIARRIVELLGNPIVSTSIYDEDDVIEYTTDPELIFEKWQNRVDMVIDGGYGDNVASTVIDLSGDEPKVLREGKGSTDIF; encoded by the coding sequence ATGGCTCAGTTTATAAAAATCTACGAGGAAAATCCAAATGAAAAAGAACTCAACAAGGTAGTTGAGGTACTGCAGAACGGTGGACTTATCATTTATCCAACTGACACTGTATATGGCTTAGGCTGTGATATTTCGAACACAAAAGCACTTGAGAAGATTGCACGTATTAAAGGAGTAAAGTTAGAGAAAGCTAACTTCTCGTTTGTATGTTCTGACCTGAAGAACCTGTCAGATTATGTAAAACAGATTGACTCAACTACATTCAAGTTGCTAAAGCGTGTATTGCCAGGTCCTTATACTTTTGTTATGCAGGGAAACAATAATCTTCCTAAGGATTTTAAGAAGAAGAAAACAGTTGGTATCCGTGTGCCTGACAACCTTATAGCACGCCGTATTGTGGAGCTGTTGGGCAATCCCATCGTCTCTACATCCATTTATGACGAAGACGATGTGATTGAGTACACCACCGACCCAGAACTAATTTTTGAAAAATGGCAAAACAGAGTTGATATGGTTATTGATGGAGGCTACGGTGATAATGTGGCTTCCACGGTGATTGACCTCTCAGGTGATGAGCCAAAGGTCCTTCGTGAAGGTAAGGGCAGCACAGATATTTTTTAG
- a CDS encoding PaaI family thioesterase codes for MEANKEALLKKWNELSEDNLMRFWEIELISIDETSVTFRMPVTEKVTQVDGVLHGGATLALAETAGSVGAFLLYRNEGESIRGIELSGNHLRAAKLGDTVFAKAKCINAGKTLQLWEIPITNQEGKLISFCKFTTIKI; via the coding sequence ATGGAAGCAAATAAAGAAGCTTTATTAAAAAAATGGAATGAACTCTCAGAGGACAACTTAATGCGGTTCTGGGAAATTGAATTGATATCCATTGATGAAACAAGCGTAACTTTCAGAATGCCAGTGACTGAAAAAGTTACCCAAGTAGATGGGGTGCTACACGGAGGAGCTACCTTAGCCTTGGCTGAAACGGCAGGCAGCGTGGGAGCATTCCTACTTTACCGCAATGAGGGTGAGTCAATAAGAGGAATAGAGCTCAGTGGTAATCACCTGCGGGCAGCTAAGTTAGGGGATACTGTTTTTGCTAAGGCAAAGTGTATCAATGCTGGTAAAACACTCCAACTGTGGGAAATCCCTATCACTAACCAAGAGGGTAAGCTTATTTCTTTTTGTAAATTTACAACGATTAAAATTTAG
- the corA gene encoding magnesium/cobalt transporter CorA → MSKNTVISNKKKRRTNRAKKVGLPPGSLVYFGNKEINTSIDVIQVEEQHYLHKKVSSAREALSYISPDKRTWINCNGLNAIEEMKVFAEYTHLNNLLLEDVLDTEHRPKVELLDEHILVIIKMLYHNQEEQLVSEHVAMLLGKGYLITFQESEGGDVFDPVRRRLENPKERNLSNHNFIMVGLLDAIIDNYFMILDKMSDKIEVIEDEIINNPREDMISEIQLLKKRAIFLQKMIVPSREVVSKLEKSKHSLLLNEAKPYLRDLYDHTIQIVETLGTYRDILWGLTDTYMGAMSNKMNNIMRLLTLISTIFIPLTFIVGVYGMNFEFMPELHYKWAYPAVWAVMVLISLWMLGYFRRKKWL, encoded by the coding sequence ATGAGTAAAAATACAGTTATATCTAACAAGAAAAAGAGACGTACCAATAGGGCTAAAAAGGTAGGTTTACCACCAGGGAGTTTGGTCTACTTTGGTAACAAGGAGATCAACACTTCCATTGATGTGATACAAGTAGAGGAGCAGCATTACCTCCATAAGAAAGTAAGCTCGGCACGTGAGGCACTCTCCTATATCAGTCCTGACAAGCGCACTTGGATCAATTGCAATGGGCTCAATGCTATTGAAGAGATGAAGGTGTTTGCGGAGTATACCCATCTGAATAATCTGCTGTTAGAGGACGTGCTCGATACGGAGCACCGTCCTAAGGTTGAGCTGCTTGATGAGCATATCTTAGTGATCATCAAAATGCTTTATCACAACCAAGAGGAGCAACTTGTATCAGAGCACGTGGCAATGCTATTGGGCAAAGGCTATCTGATTACTTTCCAAGAGAGTGAAGGCGGCGATGTGTTCGACCCTGTTCGTAGGAGGTTGGAGAACCCTAAAGAGCGTAACCTGAGTAATCATAATTTCATTATGGTAGGGCTGTTGGATGCTATCATCGACAATTACTTTATGATTTTGGATAAGATGAGCGATAAAATAGAGGTGATAGAAGATGAGATTATCAATAATCCCCGTGAGGATATGATCTCTGAGATACAGCTACTTAAAAAGCGGGCTATCTTCCTGCAGAAGATGATAGTGCCTTCACGTGAGGTGGTCAGTAAGTTAGAGAAAAGTAAGCACTCTCTGTTGCTCAATGAAGCCAAGCCTTACCTGAGAGACCTCTATGACCATACCATACAGATTGTGGAGACGCTCGGCACCTATCGCGATATCCTCTGGGGGCTCACCGATACGTATATGGGGGCAATGAGCAACAAAATGAACAACATTATGCGTCTGCTAACACTCATTTCTACTATCTTTATCCCGCTGACTTTCATCGTAGGGGTTTATGGTATGAACTTTGAATTTATGCCAGAGCTACATTACAAGTGGGCATACCCTGCCGTGTGGGCAGTGATGGTGCTCATCTCGCTATGGATGTTGGGGTATTTTAGGCGAAAGAAATGGTTATAG
- a CDS encoding SDR family NAD(P)-dependent oxidoreductase, translating to MSNIIITGTSRGIGFEMAKQCADLGHKVLALSRNVAPIEALGYPNITALPFDITSEEAMGRVRDYIATAWGRVEVLIHNAGRLINKPFEALTLSDFSEVYAVNLFGVVRLTQVMLPFMQAGAHIISISSMGGVQGSVKFAGLAAYSSSKGALITLMEVLAEELKERGIVCNTLALGAVQTEMLSEAFPDYKATVTPEEMARYITEFALSGAKLFNGKTLQVANSTP from the coding sequence ATGAGTAATATTATCATCACAGGCACCAGCAGAGGCATAGGCTTTGAGATGGCGAAGCAATGTGCCGACTTGGGGCACAAGGTGTTGGCGCTTTCGCGCAATGTAGCGCCAATTGAGGCATTGGGGTACCCAAATATTACTGCCTTGCCTTTTGACATTACCTCTGAGGAGGCTATGGGGCGCGTAAGAGACTATATCGCAACAGCGTGGGGTAGGGTAGAGGTGCTGATTCACAATGCGGGGCGACTTATCAATAAGCCTTTTGAGGCACTGACGCTCTCGGATTTTTCAGAAGTGTATGCTGTAAATCTCTTTGGTGTGGTGCGGCTTACGCAGGTGATGTTGCCTTTTATGCAGGCGGGGGCACATATCATTAGTATCAGCAGTATGGGCGGGGTGCAGGGCAGTGTGAAGTTTGCTGGGCTGGCAGCTTATAGCTCGTCCAAAGGGGCACTTATCACCCTTATGGAGGTATTGGCAGAGGAACTTAAAGAGCGTGGTATTGTCTGCAACACTTTAGCCCTTGGTGCGGTGCAGACCGAGATGCTCAGTGAGGCTTTTCCTGATTACAAAGCTACCGTAACCCCTGAGGAGATGGCGCGTTACATCACCGAATTTGCCCTTAGTGGGGCAAAGCTCTTCAACGGAAAAACCCTGCAAGTGGCTAATAGTACACCGTGA
- a CDS encoding lipopolysaccharide biosynthesis protein gives MGIVLRQSVKNLVFTYLGFAFGAVNTLFLFTYFLSKEQYGLVSYVSSVATILAPLLSFGVGNTLIRYYSAYPEAREQGKLSLMLWLLPLLAIVPCALIGIVGYEHIAGWLSATNPIVGDYLLLIFLTSVVMAYFEVAYAWAKVQLRTVYGNFLKEVFHRVGISALLVCIYLEIITFEQLMWGVFWVYFVRMLLMMIAAFRLQSPRFVWGLPAGHKEVLLYSLFIILSGSIASLLMDIDKFMLNQYVNIGEIAVYNVAIFTATVIAIPYRSMYQIVSPLTAQFMNRGEEASLHDLYRRSTTVAYLLSMLIFVLIIANAKQFYALLPDKDYSSGIAVLVLVSLVKLSDSFFGFNNAVLLNSPYYRTVLYLSVFLVISAVLLNMWLIPLYGINGAGFATLCAFIAYNLLKAYFVYYKYQLTPLYPATIKTTLLGVGCVAAFTFWDFSFSPLVNIALKSVAIAAVYVGVGFRIKLVVRSEDGRRLRS, from the coding sequence ATGGGTATCGTACTTCGGCAATCGGTAAAGAACCTCGTATTCACCTACTTAGGCTTTGCTTTTGGGGCGGTGAATACGCTGTTTTTGTTTACCTACTTCCTCAGCAAAGAGCAGTATGGCTTGGTGAGCTACGTCAGTTCGGTAGCTACTATCTTAGCCCCTCTGCTGAGCTTTGGGGTAGGCAACACGCTGATACGCTATTACAGTGCTTACCCCGAGGCGCGCGAGCAGGGCAAACTCAGCTTGATGCTGTGGCTTTTGCCACTATTGGCGATTGTACCTTGTGCCTTGATAGGCATTGTGGGGTATGAGCATATCGCAGGCTGGCTCTCGGCTACCAACCCCATTGTGGGCGATTACTTGCTGCTGATATTCCTCACCTCAGTGGTGATGGCTTATTTTGAAGTGGCTTATGCGTGGGCAAAGGTGCAACTTCGCACGGTGTATGGCAATTTCCTAAAAGAAGTGTTTCACCGCGTGGGCATCAGCGCATTGTTGGTATGTATTTACTTAGAAATCATCACTTTTGAGCAATTGATGTGGGGCGTGTTCTGGGTGTACTTCGTGCGTATGCTTTTAATGATGATTGCCGCTTTTCGGTTGCAGTCGCCGCGCTTTGTATGGGGGCTACCCGCAGGGCATAAGGAGGTGCTGCTCTACAGCCTGTTTATCATCCTCTCGGGGTCAATAGCCTCACTGCTAATGGACATCGATAAGTTTATGCTCAATCAGTATGTGAACATTGGGGAGATTGCCGTCTATAACGTGGCGATCTTTACTGCTACGGTCATTGCGATACCTTACAGGAGTATGTACCAGATTGTCAGTCCGCTGACGGCGCAGTTTATGAACCGAGGCGAGGAGGCATCCTTGCACGATCTTTACCGCCGCAGCACTACGGTTGCCTACCTGTTGAGTATGCTCATCTTTGTGCTGATTATCGCCAATGCCAAGCAGTTTTATGCACTCTTGCCCGATAAGGATTACAGCAGTGGTATTGCCGTGCTGGTGCTCGTATCGCTCGTAAAACTCTCGGACAGCTTTTTTGGGTTTAACAATGCCGTGTTGCTCAACTCACCCTACTATCGTACGGTGCTTTATTTGAGCGTTTTCTTGGTGATTTCGGCGGTTTTACTCAATATGTGGCTCATACCCCTCTATGGCATCAATGGGGCAGGATTTGCGACCCTATGTGCCTTTATTGCCTATAACCTGCTGAAGGCTTACTTTGTGTACTACAAATACCAACTGACGCCTCTCTATCCCGCCACTATAAAGACCACACTTTTGGGCGTGGGTTGTGTAGCTGCCTTTACCTTTTGGGACTTTAGCTTCTCGCCCTTGGTGAATATCGCCTTGAAGTCAGTGGCAATAGCGGCGGTGTATGTGGGGGTAGGTTTTAGGATTAAATTAGTAGTGAGAAGTGAGGACGGACGCCGTCTGCGGAGTTGA
- a CDS encoding tetratricopeptide repeat protein, which produces MFEEEDENYSIAKFEAMLREKHISFFDVDEFEDIVGYYLENGKMSKAKRALEIALSQHPDASSLKLLQAELFLLEDKLEEATDLLDELESIEPMNAEVYVQRANLYSKLNNHPKAIELLTYATKFSPERGYIYALIGMEHLYRDDYQRAKEFFILAIKEDAEDYASLQQLLYCYDMLNNTQGAMEFLNKYLDKNPYCEVAWYYLGRIYLSQEEHKKALRCFDFAIISDDTFTGAYFEKARVLEIMGDFVKAIDNYKITLTLDDPSAVVYLHIGRCYEKMRDDKRAEEYYFKATHEDPQLSKAWITLADFYYLRGKHDQALKYILKVLSFEEGEPYFWVRYAELNRLHFGNLEQAEYGYRRAVQSGDYSYNTLTAWVDLMLTNEHYDEALPILSDIQQIYPHETSNFYRVAMAYEGMQEHENALTFYEIAVAEAPEWQSFFENKFNFKLP; this is translated from the coding sequence ATGTTTGAAGAAGAAGACGAAAACTATTCTATTGCTAAGTTCGAGGCGATGCTCAGGGAGAAGCATATCTCCTTTTTTGATGTTGATGAGTTTGAGGATATCGTAGGCTATTACTTGGAAAACGGCAAGATGAGCAAGGCTAAGCGGGCTTTGGAGATTGCACTTTCGCAGCACCCCGATGCCTCGTCGTTGAAACTCTTGCAGGCGGAGCTCTTCCTCCTTGAAGATAAACTCGAAGAGGCAACAGACCTCCTCGACGAATTGGAGTCCATTGAGCCGATGAACGCTGAGGTGTACGTGCAGCGCGCTAATCTGTACTCCAAACTCAACAATCACCCTAAGGCGATCGAGCTGCTTACCTACGCGACTAAGTTTTCACCCGAGCGCGGCTATATCTATGCCCTCATCGGTATGGAGCACCTTTACCGCGATGATTATCAGCGGGCTAAGGAGTTCTTTATCCTTGCCATAAAGGAAGATGCTGAGGACTATGCCTCGCTACAACAACTGCTCTACTGCTACGATATGCTGAACAATACGCAAGGGGCAATGGAGTTCCTCAATAAGTATCTCGACAAGAACCCTTATTGCGAAGTGGCGTGGTATTATTTGGGGCGTATTTACCTCTCGCAAGAGGAGCACAAGAAGGCTTTGCGCTGCTTTGACTTTGCCATCATCAGCGATGATACTTTCACGGGGGCGTACTTTGAGAAGGCGCGTGTGCTGGAGATAATGGGCGACTTCGTAAAGGCAATTGACAATTACAAGATTACCCTCACGCTGGACGACCCTTCGGCGGTGGTGTACCTGCATATCGGACGTTGTTATGAGAAGATGCGCGATGATAAGCGGGCTGAGGAATACTACTTCAAAGCCACTCACGAGGATCCGCAGTTGAGCAAGGCGTGGATTACGCTGGCGGACTTTTACTACCTGCGCGGCAAGCACGACCAAGCACTGAAGTACATCCTCAAAGTACTCAGTTTTGAAGAAGGCGAGCCTTACTTTTGGGTACGCTATGCAGAGCTCAACCGACTGCATTTCGGCAACTTAGAGCAGGCGGAGTACGGCTATCGACGGGCGGTGCAAAGCGGCGATTACTCCTACAACACCCTCACGGCGTGGGTGGACTTGATGCTCACTAATGAGCATTACGATGAGGCTTTGCCCATACTCTCGGATATTCAGCAGATATACCCCCACGAGACCAGCAATTTCTATCGCGTGGCAATGGCTTACGAGGGGATGCAAGAGCACGAGAATGCGCTTACCTTCTACGAAATCGCCGTAGCAGAAGCCCCTGAATGGCAGTCGTTTTTCGAGAATAAATTCAACTTTAAGTTACCATAG
- a CDS encoding Crp/Fnr family transcriptional regulator translates to MHYTLFEEHFTSVHFAKGDYITRAGDVEHNLYYIEEGIVRYFYYNPESDKETTVDFTFAGEFCLSYASYVQQTPSLVNMQALEEITAYKISREELEQLLTHPDYLKVKVEILEKLLIEKMQKEAQLLTQSPEENYRYLLEKEPRLLQCVPLKYIASYIGITPQALSRIRNRIVHSL, encoded by the coding sequence ATGCACTATACACTATTTGAAGAGCATTTTACTTCCGTACACTTCGCTAAGGGCGATTACATTACCCGCGCAGGCGACGTCGAGCACAACCTCTATTACATCGAGGAGGGCATTGTGCGCTACTTCTATTACAACCCCGAGAGTGATAAGGAAACCACAGTGGATTTTACTTTTGCGGGGGAGTTCTGTCTCTCCTACGCCTCTTATGTGCAACAGACGCCCTCATTAGTCAATATGCAAGCCTTAGAGGAAATCACCGCCTATAAGATAAGTCGCGAGGAATTAGAGCAGCTACTCACTCACCCCGATTACCTAAAAGTAAAAGTGGAAATCCTTGAAAAGCTTCTTATCGAAAAGATGCAAAAAGAAGCCCAATTGCTCACCCAATCGCCAGAGGAGAACTACCGCTACCTCCTTGAGAAAGAACCCCGCCTGTTGCAGTGTGTGCCGCTGAAATACATCGCTTCGTATATTGGCATCACCCCACAAGCACTCAGTAGAATACGAAACAGGATAGTGCATAGTTTATAG
- a CDS encoding Acg family FMN-binding oxidoreductase: MKTVAQENELYQMVQYATKAPSGHNTQPWQFTIGKDTITITPVLAKSLPEVDPHNRELFISLGCAAENLRIAASHFGYTTSTAVSAEGIITIALSKSTGASADPLFEQISKRQTNRSLYDGRAIPQETLDRLLDALPTTGTHLRTWAVNAPEVETLTRAVMDGNTYQMNDKGFKKELLSWIRFNKRHSEQTSDGLSYAVMGAPNLPRWITKPIITLMLKGKTQNKSDHKKIASSSHLLLLSTDEDTIPAWIALGATLQRTLLALTAQGIANAYLNQPCEVPSLRERLRAQLLGNKEYPQILLRIGYAQPMPYSKRKPMEEVVRKE, translated from the coding sequence ATGAAAACTGTTGCACAAGAAAATGAACTGTACCAGATGGTACAATATGCTACTAAAGCCCCCTCAGGGCACAATACCCAGCCTTGGCAATTCACCATTGGGAAGGATACGATTACTATCACGCCCGTGCTTGCTAAAAGTCTGCCCGAAGTAGACCCGCATAACCGAGAACTTTTTATTAGTCTGGGGTGTGCGGCTGAAAACCTGCGCATTGCTGCCTCTCACTTCGGTTATACTACTTCTACCGCTGTGAGTGCTGAGGGCATCATCACTATTGCGCTAAGCAAAAGTACGGGTGCAAGTGCTGACCCACTTTTTGAGCAAATTTCTAAGAGACAGACTAATCGTTCTCTTTATGATGGGCGTGCCATTCCACAAGAAACCTTAGATAGGCTGCTCGATGCGTTACCTACTACTGGCACGCACCTCCGCACTTGGGCGGTAAATGCTCCTGAGGTGGAAACGCTTACCCGCGCCGTAATGGATGGTAATACTTACCAAATGAATGACAAAGGCTTTAAGAAAGAACTCCTCTCGTGGATACGCTTTAACAAACGCCATAGCGAGCAGACTTCAGACGGACTGAGTTACGCCGTAATGGGTGCCCCTAACCTACCCCGATGGATTACCAAGCCTATCATCACCCTGATGCTCAAAGGCAAGACGCAGAATAAATCTGACCACAAGAAGATAGCCTCCTCTTCACATCTCTTGCTCCTCTCCACCGATGAAGACACTATCCCCGCGTGGATTGCCCTTGGTGCTACCTTACAACGAACGCTCCTCGCTCTCACTGCACAAGGTATCGCTAATGCTTACCTCAATCAACCCTGTGAAGTACCTTCCTTACGTGAGAGGCTGCGTGCCCAACTTTTGGGTAACAAAGAGTACCCTCAAATCTTGCTGCGTATCGGTTATGCCCAACCTATGCCCTACTCTAAACGCAAACCGATGGAAGAGGTAGTGAGAAAGGAGTAG